In one Polynucleobacter sp. JS-JIR-5-A7 genomic region, the following are encoded:
- the hyi gene encoding hydroxypyruvate isomerase, with amino-acid sequence MPRFAANLSMLFTEDAFLNRFALARVGGFKAVEFLFPYAFSKDEIKSCLDTYALKLVLHNLPAGDWEAGERGIACNPDRVAEFRAGVDKAIEYATFLNVKQLNCLAGKAPAGVDPKVLRDTFVGNLGYAAEQLSKAKLNLLIEPINTYDIPGFYLSRTQQAIEIMDEVGADNLYLQYDIYHAQRMEGELANTIQKYLPRIGHIQLADNPGRNEPGTGEINYDFLFGFLDKIGYKGWIGCEYKPLKNTAAGLAWMEKYEHSHHESAFA; translated from the coding sequence ATGCCTCGTTTTGCCGCCAATTTGTCCATGCTCTTTACAGAAGATGCATTCTTAAATCGCTTTGCGCTTGCTCGAGTTGGTGGTTTTAAGGCTGTAGAATTTTTATTTCCTTATGCATTTTCTAAGGATGAAATTAAGTCTTGTTTGGATACTTATGCGTTGAAATTGGTTTTGCATAACCTGCCTGCAGGCGATTGGGAGGCTGGCGAGCGAGGTATTGCTTGCAACCCTGATCGCGTTGCAGAGTTTCGTGCTGGGGTAGATAAAGCGATTGAATATGCCACTTTTTTAAATGTTAAGCAGTTAAATTGTTTAGCAGGCAAGGCGCCTGCCGGGGTTGATCCTAAAGTGCTACGCGATACTTTTGTTGGTAACTTAGGCTACGCAGCAGAGCAGTTAAGCAAAGCAAAACTCAATCTCTTAATTGAGCCTATCAATACTTATGATATTCCAGGGTTCTACTTATCAAGAACTCAGCAAGCGATTGAAATCATGGATGAGGTAGGTGCTGATAACTTGTATTTGCAATATGACATCTATCATGCTCAGCGCATGGAAGGTGAGTTAGCAAATACGATTCAAAAATATCTCCCTAGAATTGGGCATATTCAGTTAGCAGACAATCCTGGACGTAATGAGCCTGGTACTGGCGAAATTAACTATGACTTCTTATTTGGCTTCCTGGATAAGATTGGATATAAGGGCTGGATTGGTTGTGAATACAAGCCTCTCAAGAACACTGCTGCAGGCCTTGCATGGATGGAGAAGTATGAGCATTCTCATCATGAGTCTGCTTTTGCATAA
- a CDS encoding NAD(P)-dependent oxidoreductase, with amino-acid sequence MQKFSGFFGAIIDPARYKNIDSVLVVMHANVEFVNFLAALGSVIRIAGVIPKASSKKFANLNALQQCYPVFDIDRSSILASPSEFIKKIDCLIKNERFAIIDMGGYFSHVALDLVKKFDNQIIGIVEDTENGHQRYESLLRQKDSSETLVPVISVARSPLKEPEDSLVGQAIVFSAEAIMRSHGLILLGKRVGVIGFGKIGRSIAFSLLSRGSRVDVFDSNPILLASALSLGFHTSSRPEFLRSADILFCATGNKSLSIADEIYFKDRLHIFCATSSDDELSACIRYKIDSSLLSTRKHTSKISMGGKSIYIHNEGNSVNFVHGAVVDSFIELVQGEIIYSIGSLQDAPQNTISYLPDSDKKFIADKWISHHQHA; translated from the coding sequence ATGCAAAAATTTTCTGGATTTTTTGGCGCCATCATTGACCCCGCTAGATATAAAAACATAGATAGTGTTCTGGTTGTAATGCATGCAAATGTAGAGTTCGTTAATTTTCTAGCTGCATTGGGTAGCGTCATTAGAATAGCGGGAGTTATACCCAAAGCAAGCTCTAAAAAATTTGCAAATCTAAATGCCTTACAGCAGTGCTATCCAGTATTTGATATTGATCGAAGCTCGATATTAGCAAGCCCATCTGAATTTATTAAAAAAATTGATTGCCTAATAAAAAATGAGCGGTTCGCAATTATAGATATGGGAGGATATTTTTCTCATGTTGCATTGGATCTGGTTAAAAAATTTGATAATCAAATTATTGGGATTGTGGAGGATACAGAGAACGGTCATCAGCGATATGAGTCTCTACTTAGGCAAAAGGATTCTTCCGAGACTCTTGTCCCGGTAATTTCAGTCGCACGAAGCCCTCTTAAGGAGCCCGAAGATTCCTTAGTTGGACAAGCTATTGTTTTTTCCGCTGAGGCAATCATGCGCTCTCATGGATTGATTCTGCTTGGAAAGCGTGTTGGAGTCATTGGATTTGGGAAGATTGGAAGATCAATCGCTTTTTCTCTTTTATCGAGAGGCTCTAGAGTAGATGTTTTTGACTCAAACCCGATTCTTCTAGCTTCTGCTTTATCGCTTGGTTTTCATACATCTTCTAGACCTGAGTTTCTAAGATCGGCAGATATTTTATTTTGCGCTACTGGGAATAAGTCTCTATCGATTGCTGATGAGATTTATTTTAAAGACAGACTCCATATATTTTGTGCAACCTCGTCTGATGACGAGCTATCAGCATGTATCCGATATAAGATTGACTCTTCCCTTTTATCGACAAGAAAGCATACCTCCAAAATTTCTATGGGTGGTAAGTCTATTTATATACATAACGAAGGTAACTCAGTTAATTTTGTACATGGTGCAGTCGTTGATAGTTTTATTGAGTTGGTGCAGGGTGAAATTATTTATTCAATTGGAAGTCTGCAGGATGCGCCTCAAAACACAATTTCTTATCTTCCAGATTCTGATAAAAAATTTATTGCTGATAAATGGATATCGCATCATCAGCATGCGTAG
- a CDS encoding 4-oxalocrotonate tautomerase, with product MPLIQVQLFEGRSDDVKREYAKAITEAAVKIMGCTAASVDVIYQDVKKSDWATAGKLWSDS from the coding sequence ATGCCATTAATTCAAGTGCAATTATTCGAAGGTCGTAGTGATGATGTAAAGCGGGAATATGCAAAAGCCATCACAGAGGCTGCTGTAAAAATTATGGGTTGCACTGCAGCATCAGTCGATGTGATTTATCAGGATGTAAAAAAATCTGATTGGGCAACAGCAGGAAAACTGTGGAGTGATTCCTAG
- the ligA gene encoding NAD-dependent DNA ligase LigA, translated as MSSNSPINTAERYAFLQAELARLEHAYYVLDNPLLPDIEYDRLYRELLDIEAAHPEWITPESLSQRVGGTALKEFDSVTHEVPMLSLNNAFEEAELSAFDRRCREGLHADHVTYAGELKFDGLAISLRYENGSLVRAATRGDGASGEDVTANIKTIRAIPLKLTGKSIPRVLEVRGEVFMYLQDFQKMNQQAAASGEKEFANPRNAAAGSLRQLDSKITAKRPLSFFAYGLGALEPQSWLPKTHEELLNAYIKLGLPVCSERRILHSVAEILAFYNEIGAKRDALPYDIDGVVYKVNSFAEQTKLGFVSRAPRFALAHKYPAQEALTTVLGIDVQVGRTGAITPVARLAPVEVGGVTVTNATLHNEDEVKRKDVRIGDTVSVRRAGDVIPEVVSVIKDRRPADTKEFVMPVNCPVCDSHIERLADEAVARCSGGLFCGAQRKQALIHFAHRRALDIEGLGEKIVDQLVDQNLVRTPADLYRLGFTALANLERMGDKSADNLIQAINQSRNTTLARFIFALGIRHVGETTAKDLANHYQSMHALMDASIEDLLTVKDVGPVVADSITSFMQEAHNREVIEQLLASGMQLSVEEKIISAAVAGKTFVLTGTFPTMTRDEAKELLEKAGAKVAGSVSKKTDYVVAGEDAGSKLTKAEELGVPVIDESAMLQLLK; from the coding sequence TTGTCGTCGAATAGTCCGATAAATACAGCGGAGCGTTACGCATTCTTACAGGCTGAGCTTGCCCGCCTAGAGCATGCTTACTATGTTCTAGATAATCCACTATTACCTGATATTGAATATGACCGCCTCTATCGAGAGTTATTGGACATTGAAGCGGCTCATCCAGAGTGGATTACACCAGAGTCCTTATCTCAACGGGTCGGTGGCACTGCCTTAAAAGAGTTTGACTCAGTGACTCATGAAGTACCTATGCTCTCGCTCAATAATGCATTTGAAGAAGCTGAGCTAAGCGCTTTTGATCGTCGTTGTCGTGAAGGCTTGCACGCGGATCATGTTACTTATGCGGGCGAGTTAAAGTTTGATGGTCTAGCCATTTCTCTGCGTTATGAAAATGGCTCTCTAGTCAGAGCCGCTACTCGTGGTGATGGAGCCAGTGGTGAAGACGTTACTGCGAACATCAAAACAATTCGTGCCATCCCTCTGAAATTAACGGGTAAAAGTATTCCACGAGTTTTAGAGGTTCGTGGTGAAGTCTTTATGTACCTTCAAGACTTTCAAAAAATGAATCAACAGGCAGCTGCTAGTGGCGAAAAAGAATTTGCCAACCCTCGCAATGCTGCTGCGGGAAGCTTACGTCAATTAGATTCAAAGATCACTGCAAAAAGACCGCTTTCTTTCTTTGCCTATGGGCTGGGTGCTTTAGAGCCGCAGTCTTGGCTACCAAAAACTCATGAAGAATTACTCAACGCTTATATAAAACTTGGGTTGCCAGTGTGCTCAGAGCGCAGGATTCTTCATTCAGTTGCGGAGATCTTGGCTTTCTACAATGAGATTGGTGCCAAACGTGATGCATTGCCCTATGACATCGACGGTGTTGTCTATAAAGTCAATTCATTTGCAGAGCAGACAAAACTTGGCTTTGTATCTAGAGCTCCACGATTTGCATTAGCCCATAAGTATCCAGCGCAAGAGGCGCTGACTACTGTATTGGGAATCGATGTGCAAGTAGGTCGTACTGGTGCGATTACTCCCGTTGCACGACTGGCTCCAGTCGAGGTGGGGGGTGTTACTGTTACCAATGCTACCTTGCATAACGAAGATGAAGTCAAGCGCAAGGATGTGCGTATTGGGGATACCGTTTCGGTACGAAGAGCAGGTGATGTGATTCCCGAAGTAGTTTCGGTGATCAAAGATCGCCGCCCTGCAGATACGAAAGAATTTGTGATGCCAGTCAATTGCCCAGTATGTGATTCCCATATTGAGCGTTTAGCCGATGAAGCAGTGGCACGCTGTAGTGGCGGCTTATTTTGTGGTGCGCAGCGTAAGCAAGCTTTAATTCACTTTGCCCACAGAAGGGCTCTCGATATTGAAGGTTTGGGTGAAAAGATTGTTGATCAATTAGTGGATCAAAATCTCGTGAGAACGCCGGCTGATCTTTATCGCCTCGGTTTCACCGCTTTAGCGAATCTAGAGCGGATGGGTGATAAGTCAGCGGATAACCTCATTCAGGCGATTAATCAATCTAGAAATACCACCTTAGCTAGATTTATCTTCGCCCTCGGTATTCGTCATGTTGGCGAGACCACCGCAAAGGACTTGGCCAATCATTATCAATCGATGCATGCACTCATGGATGCCAGTATCGAGGATTTGTTGACTGTTAAAGATGTGGGTCCTGTGGTTGCAGACTCAATCACCAGCTTTATGCAAGAAGCACATAACCGAGAGGTCATTGAGCAACTCCTGGCTTCAGGAATGCAGCTTTCTGTCGAGGAAAAAATCATCAGCGCAGCTGTAGCGGGTAAAACATTTGTCCTTACTGGCACCTTCCCAACAATGACCCGCGATGAAGCTAAGGAACTCCTGGAAAAAGCGGGTGCTAAAGTCGCTGGCTCAGTTTCTAAAAAAACTGACTATGTCGTTGCTGGAGAGGATGCAGGCAGCAAGCTTACTAAGGCAGAAGAGTTGGGTGTACCAGTGATTGATGAGTCAGCAATGTTGCAGTTATTAAAGTAG
- the gcl gene encoding glyoxylate carboligase, whose protein sequence is MAKMKAAMAAVLVMEKEGVTQAFGVPGAAINPLYAQMRERQSIAHVLARHVEGASHMAEGYTRAAPGNIGVCIGTSGPGGTDMITGLYSAQADSIPILCITGQAPRAKLHKEDFQAVDIASIAKPLTKMAVTVLEPALVPRVFQQAFHLMRSGRPGPVLIDLPIDVQMAEIEFDIDTYEPLPAYKPQATRKQIERALEMLNESERPLIVSGGGVINSDASDLLVQFAEITGIPVIPTLMGWGSIPDSHPLMAGMVGLQTSHRYGNATMLASDFVLGIGNRWANRHTGSTEVYCKGRKFIHVDIEPTQIGRIFTPDFGIVSDAKAALALFIEVATEMKKAGKLKDRTKWSAECLGRKNSIDYQRKTNFNESPMKPQRVYQEMVQTFGEDVTYVSTIGLSQIAGAQFLKVFKPRHWINCGQAGPLGWTVPAALGVRAADPTRKIVALSGDYDFQFMIEELAVGAQFKLPFIQILVNNSYLGLIRQAQRGFEMDYCVQLAFDNVNIPESAGIVKGYGVDHVKVVEGLGCKAIRVEREDQLAPAIAQAEAWIAEFRVPVVVEVILERVTNIAMGTEIDSVNEFEPVAKSIEDAPVAVLQS, encoded by the coding sequence ATGGCAAAAATGAAAGCAGCAATGGCAGCAGTGTTGGTGATGGAAAAAGAGGGCGTTACCCAAGCCTTTGGAGTACCAGGTGCTGCAATTAATCCCCTATACGCCCAAATGCGCGAACGTCAGTCGATTGCCCATGTATTAGCGAGACACGTAGAGGGTGCTTCTCATATGGCAGAGGGCTACACAAGAGCCGCTCCAGGAAATATCGGTGTCTGTATTGGTACATCGGGCCCCGGCGGCACAGATATGATCACCGGCTTGTATTCAGCGCAAGCAGATAGCATTCCAATTTTATGTATTACAGGTCAAGCACCACGCGCTAAATTGCATAAAGAAGATTTCCAGGCGGTGGATATTGCTTCAATCGCTAAGCCTTTAACAAAGATGGCAGTTACCGTACTTGAGCCAGCATTGGTTCCAAGAGTATTCCAACAGGCATTTCACTTAATGCGCTCTGGCCGTCCTGGACCAGTGTTGATTGATTTGCCAATTGATGTGCAGATGGCTGAGATCGAGTTTGATATCGATACTTATGAGCCATTGCCTGCCTACAAACCACAGGCAACTCGCAAGCAGATTGAGAGAGCGCTTGAAATGCTTAATGAATCTGAGCGTCCCTTAATTGTGTCTGGTGGTGGCGTGATTAATTCTGACGCTTCAGACCTTTTAGTACAGTTTGCAGAGATCACTGGCATTCCTGTCATTCCTACGCTCATGGGTTGGGGCTCGATCCCTGATAGTCATCCATTGATGGCTGGTATGGTTGGTTTACAAACATCACATCGTTATGGCAATGCCACGATGTTGGCAAGTGATTTTGTTTTAGGCATCGGTAACCGTTGGGCAAATCGCCACACTGGTTCAACCGAGGTGTATTGCAAGGGCCGTAAGTTTATCCACGTCGATATTGAGCCTACTCAGATCGGTCGTATCTTTACTCCTGATTTTGGTATTGTGTCCGATGCAAAAGCTGCGTTAGCCCTGTTTATAGAAGTTGCAACGGAGATGAAGAAAGCTGGCAAGCTGAAAGATCGTACTAAGTGGTCAGCTGAATGCTTGGGTAGAAAAAATTCCATCGACTATCAGCGCAAGACAAACTTTAATGAATCTCCAATGAAGCCGCAGCGCGTGTATCAAGAGATGGTTCAAACGTTTGGCGAAGATGTCACTTATGTCAGTACGATTGGTCTCTCGCAAATTGCTGGCGCTCAATTCTTGAAAGTATTCAAGCCTCGTCATTGGATTAACTGTGGTCAAGCTGGTCCATTGGGCTGGACAGTACCAGCAGCTCTAGGTGTACGTGCTGCTGATCCAACCCGCAAGATTGTGGCCCTCTCAGGAGACTATGACTTCCAGTTCATGATTGAAGAGTTGGCTGTCGGCGCACAGTTTAAGTTGCCATTCATCCAAATTTTAGTTAACAACAGTTATCTTGGATTAATCCGACAAGCACAACGTGGCTTTGAGATGGATTACTGTGTGCAATTGGCTTTCGATAACGTCAATATTCCGGAAAGCGCTGGTATTGTGAAGGGCTATGGCGTCGATCACGTGAAGGTTGTTGAGGGACTTGGCTGTAAGGCCATCAGAGTAGAGCGTGAAGACCAATTGGCTCCTGCAATTGCTCAAGCCGAGGCATGGATTGCTGAATTTAGAGTACCAGTCGTAGTTGAAGTGATTCTAGAGCGAGTCACTAACATTGCGATGGGGACAGAAATCGATAGCGTTAATGAGTTTGAGCCTGTTGCTAAATCTATTGAAGATGCTCCAGTAGCAGTTCTTCAGTCCTAG
- a CDS encoding 2-dehydropantoate 2-reductase, giving the protein MKICVIGGGGAIGGYLAAKLARAGNQVTVVARGATLATIQKNGLTLYMESEPRPIVAQVRAVEKISDVGIPDVIMLAVKAHQIEPIIDDLASIVGPETTLIPMQNGIPWWYFQNLPGPFENFPVETVDAGGQIMKKINPRNVIGCVVYPATYAESPGVIRHVEGNRFPLGELDGSQSERIQKISQMMSDAGFKSPILEDIRSEIWLKLWGNMTFNPISALTHEHLEGICRNPLTKDLARNMMLEAQTIAEKLGVIFRVDVERRISGAEKVGKHKTSMLQDLEAGNNLEIDALLGSVIELGRITNTLTPCLSTVFALTKLLNTKVQASQGRLALPELVLEH; this is encoded by the coding sequence ATGAAAATCTGCGTCATTGGAGGTGGTGGAGCAATTGGTGGTTACTTGGCTGCTAAATTAGCCAGGGCTGGTAATCAAGTAACCGTAGTTGCGCGGGGCGCTACCCTGGCAACAATCCAAAAAAATGGTCTAACACTCTATATGGAAAGCGAGCCTCGTCCTATTGTTGCTCAGGTTAGGGCAGTGGAAAAAATTAGTGATGTCGGCATACCTGATGTCATCATGTTGGCTGTAAAGGCGCATCAAATTGAGCCAATCATTGATGATTTGGCAAGCATTGTTGGCCCTGAGACCACATTGATCCCAATGCAAAACGGCATTCCATGGTGGTACTTCCAAAATCTACCAGGCCCATTTGAAAACTTCCCGGTAGAGACGGTCGATGCTGGTGGGCAGATTATGAAAAAGATTAATCCACGAAATGTGATTGGTTGTGTTGTCTATCCAGCCACCTATGCAGAGTCTCCTGGCGTAATCCGTCATGTAGAGGGCAATCGTTTTCCGCTTGGTGAGCTTGATGGATCTCAATCCGAGCGCATCCAAAAAATTTCTCAGATGATGTCAGACGCTGGATTTAAGTCGCCTATCTTAGAAGATATTCGCTCAGAGATTTGGTTAAAGCTCTGGGGTAATATGACTTTCAATCCTATCAGTGCGCTCACTCATGAGCATCTTGAGGGCATCTGTAGAAATCCTCTGACTAAGGATTTGGCGCGCAATATGATGCTCGAGGCACAAACCATTGCTGAGAAGTTAGGAGTTATATTCCGGGTGGATGTTGAAAGACGTATTTCTGGAGCAGAAAAAGTTGGCAAACACAAAACCTCAATGCTTCAGGATCTCGAAGCTGGCAATAACTTAGAGATCGATGCACTCCTTGGTTCTGTGATTGAGCTTGGGCGCATTACCAATACTCTGACACCTTGTTTAAGCACTGTATTTGCTTTAACTAAACTTTTAAACACTAAGGTTCAAGCCTCACAAGGCAGGTTGGCTCTGCCAGAGCTTGTACTTGAACATTAG
- a CDS encoding LysR family transcriptional regulator, whose protein sequence is MDRVQGISLFIRVVETGSFSKAAEDLGITQPTATKFVASMEKRLGALLLHRSTRGVTPTEIGKIYYEKCKLIAREIEEADDLASLMQSKVRGRLTINSSVAFGRRVLTPSILEFMALHPELEVNLSMDDRYINLVEQGVDLAIRMRRLPDSSLGSRFLGTNPWVLVATPQYLEKHSIPKAPEEIRKHLALIYSTVQGDHRWSFTDQSGHSESIEVKGPFTSNNLSSVLSAARAGMGLAALPCYVAHQSMKDGVLRPILEDWTLPSQEIHAVFSSPKHVPTKVVQCIDWLQGQFKGEWWKGLPAGKSE, encoded by the coding sequence ATGGATCGCGTACAAGGAATATCCCTCTTTATTCGAGTCGTAGAAACGGGCTCATTTAGTAAGGCTGCTGAAGATTTAGGCATTACCCAACCCACAGCCACCAAATTTGTTGCATCCATGGAGAAGCGCTTAGGGGCATTACTGCTGCACCGCAGCACTCGTGGAGTCACCCCCACTGAGATTGGGAAAATTTATTACGAAAAATGCAAGTTGATAGCCCGTGAAATTGAAGAGGCTGATGACCTGGCTTCCTTGATGCAATCCAAAGTTCGCGGCAGGCTAACGATTAATTCATCGGTTGCTTTTGGGCGGCGGGTTCTCACACCCTCCATTCTCGAATTTATGGCACTTCATCCAGAGCTTGAAGTCAATCTCAGTATGGATGATCGATATATCAATCTTGTCGAACAAGGTGTCGATTTAGCTATTCGAATGCGACGTTTACCAGACTCTTCTTTAGGATCGAGATTTCTTGGCACCAACCCTTGGGTATTGGTTGCTACCCCTCAGTATCTCGAAAAACACTCGATCCCCAAAGCCCCAGAGGAAATCCGTAAACACCTTGCCTTAATCTACTCCACGGTGCAAGGCGACCATCGCTGGAGTTTCACAGACCAATCAGGTCATTCAGAATCTATCGAGGTGAAAGGGCCATTCACCTCTAACAATCTCTCTTCCGTCTTATCAGCAGCTAGAGCAGGCATGGGTTTGGCTGCACTCCCCTGTTATGTAGCGCATCAATCGATGAAGGATGGAGTTCTGAGACCCATCTTGGAGGATTGGACACTACCAAGTCAAGAAATTCATGCGGTCTTCTCCTCACCAAAACATGTCCCCACCAAAGTAGTCCAATGTATTGATTGGCTGCAGGGACAATTCAAAGGGGAATGGTGGAAGGGCTTGCCAGCAGGGAAGTCTGAATAA
- a CDS encoding class II aldolase/adducin family protein encodes MNSLHSKFHINSGDWASLEPISDQEKQVRIDLATAYQLAYLKNWDDGIYTHISASVPDEDGAYLLNRFGLRFNEVTPQNLVKVNLQCQVLIGEGPVNQTGFAIHGAVHAARPDAKCVLHLHVDSVIAISAQAKGLLPISQHALRFYRDVAYHDYQGLALSAREQTTLVKNLADKKAILLHNHGSIVCGASIQQAFYLMDVLDKACKIQALSRSDQDFICPPAEICELTYRQLCSDGDDEGRLEWPAYQRALMDS; translated from the coding sequence ATGAATTCTCTGCATTCTAAATTTCATATCAACTCCGGGGATTGGGCTAGCTTAGAGCCAATCTCTGACCAAGAAAAACAAGTTCGCATTGATTTAGCGACAGCTTATCAATTGGCCTATTTAAAAAATTGGGATGATGGAATCTATACCCATATTTCAGCTTCAGTGCCTGATGAAGATGGTGCTTATTTACTTAATCGATTTGGATTGCGCTTTAATGAAGTGACCCCTCAAAATTTAGTAAAGGTAAACCTGCAGTGCCAGGTATTGATAGGAGAAGGCCCTGTTAATCAGACAGGGTTTGCGATTCATGGTGCAGTACATGCTGCGCGCCCTGATGCAAAGTGTGTATTACATCTTCACGTAGATTCAGTAATTGCCATATCGGCTCAAGCAAAAGGACTCTTACCAATTTCGCAGCACGCTTTACGTTTTTATCGTGATGTGGCGTACCATGACTATCAGGGATTGGCATTGTCTGCCAGGGAGCAGACTACTCTAGTAAAAAATTTGGCTGATAAGAAAGCAATCCTTTTGCATAACCACGGCAGCATTGTTTGTGGAGCTTCCATACAGCAAGCATTTTATTTAATGGATGTTCTGGATAAGGCCTGCAAAATTCAGGCGCTATCTAGGTCTGATCAGGATTTTATTTGTCCACCTGCTGAAATCTGCGAATTAACTTATAGACAGCTATGTAGCGATGGGGATGATGAGGGTCGGCTAGAATGGCCTGCATATCAAAGAGCTTTGATGGATAGCTAA